The Marinilongibacter aquaticus genome has a window encoding:
- a CDS encoding SDR family oxidoreductase, with translation MKPLAIITGGTKGIGLAIAQKFAAEGFDLLINARSANDLSQTKNKIESSFGNHCEIFQADLSKKNEAKAFCEFALSLERPIQVLVNNTGTFVQGSLMQETDEALETQINTNLYSAYWVTKGLIQTIKESPNSHIFNICSIASLQAYPSSGSYTVSKFALLGFSKSLREELKDDGVKVTSIMPGATYTSSWEGIDLPKSRFIQSEDIAEITWTAYSLSSAALVEDIVIRPLAGDI, from the coding sequence ATGAAGCCACTTGCTATAATCACAGGCGGAACCAAAGGCATTGGCCTTGCAATTGCACAGAAGTTCGCCGCCGAAGGTTTCGACCTCCTCATCAATGCCCGTTCGGCAAACGATCTTTCGCAAACCAAAAACAAGATTGAAAGCTCATTCGGCAACCATTGTGAAATTTTTCAAGCCGACCTAAGCAAAAAGAACGAAGCGAAGGCCTTCTGTGAATTTGCCCTTTCGCTCGAAAGGCCGATTCAGGTTTTGGTGAACAACACCGGCACTTTTGTGCAAGGAAGCCTGATGCAAGAAACCGACGAAGCACTCGAAACCCAAATCAATACCAATTTGTATTCGGCATATTGGGTAACCAAAGGCCTGATCCAAACGATAAAAGAATCTCCAAATTCGCATATTTTCAACATTTGCTCTATCGCCAGCCTGCAAGCGTATCCGTCTTCGGGATCATACACTGTGAGCAAATTCGCTCTGTTGGGCTTCAGCAAATCGCTTCGCGAAGAGTTGAAAGACGACGGCGTGAAAGTCACATCGATCATGCCAGGAGCGACATACACCAGCAGTTGGGAAGGTATAGATTTACCAAAATCGCGTTTTATTCAGTCGGAAGATATCGCCGAAATCACTTGGACAGCCTATTCCTTATCTTCTGCGGCACTGGTCGAAGACATCGTGATTCGTCCGCTTGCTGGCGACATTTAA
- a CDS encoding MutS-related protein, whose product MRQYYQNRIQEEQNILKEIKAKYNRISNLRLLAILLFAILAYFVIQTTLWLALPFLLLSILGFYFLVKHHDRLENNQKLKAIELEVLQNEINILDDKANLYHAGERYWNEKHAFSYDLDLFGQGSVFHLINRAKTTQGQDRLADALLARPEDLAIAQKQEAAKELLKEDRWRQEFQSTLYDIEDDNVAELGTLESPPNIPFEKFVLAYQFLKWGIGPLLFAAFYFWGIENGLLTFVALLAFHFMLSGSQNKKTRPYYAKLKGTSRTIGHYAQALDKILAKEWQSENLKALKSKLIQLQAKGQNPVYEFQTMAKRIEMKENKMAQPFLYLFSPFDLLELAKLRIWHAARPDFFAVLFEVVGEFEKYSSAATLAFNCPAWTFPIVGEQENVFLKAKALGHPLVKGSITNDFEINQNNRLSLITGSNMSGKSTFLRTIGTQIQMAYAGMPVFAESLEISTEIRLYTYMRIKDSLQENASTFKAEIDRIKMLLDAMFSQTKVLVLVDEMLRGTNSEDKLKGSIAFLEKVIESKAFALVATHDLRTTEMAQKYASEVENYYFEYDTQNGELAFDYKLKPGVCKSFNASALLRNIGLNV is encoded by the coding sequence ATGCGACAATATTATCAAAACCGCATACAAGAAGAACAAAATATACTGAAGGAAATCAAGGCCAAATACAACCGTATTTCCAACCTCCGCCTCTTGGCCATTTTGCTTTTTGCCATACTCGCCTACTTCGTAATCCAAACTACACTCTGGCTGGCCCTGCCTTTTCTGCTCCTGAGTATTCTCGGATTTTACTTCTTGGTGAAACACCACGATCGGTTAGAAAATAACCAAAAACTGAAAGCAATAGAACTGGAAGTGCTGCAAAACGAAATCAATATTCTTGATGATAAAGCCAACCTTTATCATGCTGGCGAACGCTACTGGAATGAAAAACATGCGTTCAGCTATGATCTAGACCTTTTCGGTCAAGGTTCGGTTTTTCATTTGATCAATCGGGCAAAAACCACTCAGGGACAAGACCGCCTGGCAGATGCACTTTTGGCTCGACCAGAAGACTTGGCCATTGCACAAAAGCAAGAGGCTGCAAAAGAACTGCTCAAAGAAGACCGCTGGCGACAAGAATTCCAATCGACTTTGTACGATATAGAGGACGACAATGTGGCGGAACTCGGCACACTCGAAAGCCCGCCCAATATTCCTTTTGAAAAATTTGTACTCGCCTATCAATTCCTGAAATGGGGCATAGGCCCACTGCTTTTCGCCGCATTTTACTTCTGGGGAATTGAAAATGGCCTTCTCACTTTCGTAGCACTTTTGGCTTTTCATTTCATGCTTTCGGGAAGCCAGAACAAAAAAACAAGGCCTTATTATGCCAAATTGAAAGGTACAAGCCGAACCATCGGCCATTATGCCCAAGCTTTAGACAAAATTTTGGCCAAAGAATGGCAATCCGAAAACCTGAAAGCCTTGAAAAGCAAGCTTATTCAACTGCAAGCCAAAGGCCAAAATCCGGTATACGAATTTCAGACCATGGCCAAACGTATAGAAATGAAGGAGAACAAAATGGCCCAGCCCTTTCTCTATCTCTTCTCTCCTTTCGATTTACTTGAACTGGCTAAATTGAGAATTTGGCATGCAGCAAGGCCCGACTTCTTCGCGGTATTGTTTGAAGTAGTGGGTGAATTTGAAAAATACAGCAGTGCGGCCACATTGGCCTTCAATTGTCCGGCATGGACTTTCCCAATTGTAGGCGAGCAAGAAAACGTATTTCTAAAAGCAAAGGCTTTGGGTCATCCCTTGGTAAAAGGTTCAATCACGAACGACTTCGAAATCAACCAAAACAACCGACTCAGTTTGATTACCGGGTCCAACATGTCGGGCAAAAGTACCTTCCTCCGCACCATCGGCACCCAGATTCAGATGGCTTATGCCGGGATGCCGGTTTTTGCCGAAAGCCTCGAAATAAGTACAGAAATTCGGTTATATACTTATATGCGTATTAAAGATTCTTTGCAGGAAAACGCATCGACATTCAAAGCCGAAATTGATCGCATAAAAATGCTTCTCGACGCCATGTTTTCGCAAACCAAAGTGTTGGTGTTGGTGGATGAAATGTTACGCGGCACCAATTCGGAGGACAAACTGAAAGGCTCAATAGCCTTTTTGGAGAAAGTCATCGAATCGAAAGCCTTTGCCCTTGTGGCCACACACGACCTTAGAACCACGGAAATGGCCCAGAAGTACGCTTCGGAAGTTGAAAACTATTACTTCGAATACGATACCCAAAATGGCGAATTGGCATTCGATTATAAACTGAAACCCGGCGTATGCAAAAGCTTCAACGCATCGGCTTTGCTGAGAAATATCGGCTTGAATGTGTAA
- a CDS encoding MlaE family ABC transporter permease, which yields MLSIAGKFFLFLGTLVVRRETFKVYWERFIDECVKIGINSVFIVAIVAVFIGAVTCVQIYANLVSPLVPTYIVSNVVRDMVLLELSSTFMCVVLAGKIGSNIAGELGTMRITEQIDALEVMGINSASYLVLPKILAAMFTFPLLAILSDFLGIAGGYFAGTMTGILTPEEYIYGIRYSFVPYNVVIAIVKAFVFGFLIATISAYKGYYTRGGALEVGQSSTAAVTNSCIAILIADYLLAELLT from the coding sequence ATGCTTTCTATTGCAGGTAAGTTTTTTCTGTTTCTGGGTACACTCGTTGTTCGCCGTGAAACCTTCAAAGTGTATTGGGAACGCTTTATTGATGAATGCGTAAAAATTGGCATAAACTCTGTGTTTATTGTGGCCATTGTGGCGGTTTTTATCGGAGCGGTAACCTGTGTGCAAATCTATGCCAATTTGGTAAGTCCGTTGGTGCCGACTTACATTGTGAGTAATGTGGTACGGGATATGGTTTTATTGGAGTTATCCTCTACATTCATGTGCGTGGTGCTGGCCGGAAAGATTGGTTCGAATATTGCCGGTGAACTGGGTACCATGCGGATTACAGAGCAAATTGATGCATTGGAAGTAATGGGTATCAATTCGGCCTCTTATTTGGTTTTGCCAAAGATATTGGCGGCCATGTTCACTTTTCCTCTTTTGGCTATTTTATCCGATTTCTTGGGAATAGCCGGAGGTTATTTTGCAGGTACAATGACGGGGATTTTAACGCCCGAAGAATATATCTACGGTATTCGCTATTCTTTTGTGCCCTACAATGTGGTCATTGCCATTGTAAAAGCATTCGTTTTTGGCTTTTTGATTGCCACCATTTCGGCGTACAAAGGCTATTACACTAGGGGCGGGGCATTGGAAGTGGGGCAGTCGAGCACAGCCGCAGTAACCAACAGCTGTATTGCCATTCTGATTGCAGATTATCTATTGGCCGAACTTTTAACCTGA
- the treF gene encoding alpha,alpha-trehalase TreF, with the protein MKKKVYKSPDVMYPALFEAIQLGGIFPDSKTFVDCIPKYSTEEILANYETLKNDSTFVLEQFVRDHFTVPGEHESGYRTDTSLRADQHINKLWPVLTREPEGDGGSLIPMPKSYVVPGGRFGEIYYWDSYFTMLGLHAAKEDSLIENMVVNFAQLLRDFGHIPNGNRSYYLGRSQPPFFSLMVELLADIKKDEQILVQYMPQLQIEYQYWMAARSADEAKGQMQAREKGEQAFFKAVFIEDDNILNRYYDENGTPRPEAYKEDLHTAELSNRPKDKVYRDLRAGAESGWDYTSRWLKDGVHLETIHTTDILPVDLNALLYHLESVLEKASRLAGKEEVAQSYAALKAKRKAIFDKYFWDNESGFYVDYDFVAKEKSPILSLAAVFPLYFEMASDKQAEAVAHLIRHVFLKPGGLTSTLDSTGQQWDAPNGWAPMQWMAIQGLRKYGYYQLANQAKTNWVNNCLRVYQNTGKMVEKYNVFDLSLLAGGGEYPVQDGFGWTNGVLLALLAEEE; encoded by the coding sequence TTGAAAAAGAAAGTTTACAAATCACCGGATGTTATGTATCCAGCACTCTTTGAAGCCATTCAACTTGGTGGCATTTTCCCAGATTCGAAAACGTTTGTCGACTGTATACCGAAATATAGTACGGAAGAAATTTTAGCAAATTACGAAACGCTGAAAAACGATTCGACATTTGTGCTGGAGCAGTTTGTCCGCGATCATTTCACTGTACCCGGTGAGCATGAGTCGGGCTATCGCACGGACACCTCACTTCGGGCAGATCAACACATCAACAAACTTTGGCCCGTTTTGACCCGCGAACCCGAGGGGGATGGCGGGAGCCTTATCCCCATGCCCAAATCTTATGTGGTGCCGGGCGGGCGTTTTGGCGAAATTTATTATTGGGATAGCTATTTCACCATGTTGGGTTTGCATGCCGCCAAAGAAGATTCGCTTATCGAAAACATGGTGGTGAATTTTGCTCAACTTCTTCGCGATTTCGGGCACATTCCCAATGGAAACCGAAGCTACTATTTAGGGCGTTCGCAGCCTCCATTTTTTTCCTTGATGGTCGAGCTTTTGGCCGACATCAAAAAGGATGAGCAGATTTTGGTGCAGTATATGCCCCAGCTTCAGATTGAATACCAATATTGGATGGCGGCGAGATCGGCCGATGAAGCCAAAGGGCAAATGCAGGCTCGGGAAAAGGGAGAGCAGGCTTTTTTCAAGGCGGTATTCATTGAAGATGACAATATCCTGAACAGGTATTACGATGAAAACGGTACGCCCCGTCCCGAAGCATATAAAGAAGATTTGCATACGGCCGAGTTGTCGAACAGACCAAAAGACAAAGTGTACCGCGATTTACGGGCAGGGGCCGAAAGCGGTTGGGATTATACCAGCCGTTGGCTGAAAGACGGTGTGCACCTCGAAACTATACACACGACAGATATTTTGCCTGTCGACCTGAATGCCCTATTGTATCATCTCGAATCGGTATTGGAAAAGGCTTCGCGTTTGGCCGGGAAAGAAGAAGTGGCCCAGAGCTATGCGGCATTGAAGGCCAAAAGAAAGGCTATTTTCGATAAGTATTTCTGGGACAATGAAAGTGGTTTCTATGTGGATTACGATTTTGTGGCAAAGGAGAAATCGCCCATTTTGTCTTTGGCTGCGGTATTTCCGCTTTACTTCGAAATGGCCAGTGACAAACAGGCCGAAGCCGTGGCTCATTTGATTCGCCACGTTTTCCTGAAACCGGGCGGGCTTACCTCTACGCTCGACAGTACTGGGCAGCAATGGGATGCTCCAAACGGCTGGGCTCCAATGCAATGGATGGCCATTCAGGGCTTACGAAAATATGGCTATTATCAATTGGCCAATCAAGCGAAAACCAATTGGGTGAACAATTGCTTGAGAGTTTACCAGAATACGGGTAAAATGGTGGAAAAGTACAATGTATTTGACCTCAGTTTATTGGCTGGCGGTGGCGAATACCCCGTGCAGGATGGATTCGGTTGGACCAACGGCGTGCTGCTTGCCCTTTTGGCCGAAGAAGAATAA
- a CDS encoding DUF5606 family protein — protein sequence MEALQEVAHISGRPGLFKIVKPGRSGVIVESMDGNKKREIVSVNAKVSVLKDISIYSEEFNKSTPLSEIFTTIREKHGEAIEFDLKGADKEEFFDFFAEIMPDFDRERVYASDVRKVIIWYNLLSKEMPELFADAKEEEEKEK from the coding sequence ATGGAAGCTTTACAAGAAGTTGCTCACATATCTGGTCGACCCGGTTTGTTCAAAATCGTCAAACCCGGCCGTTCTGGTGTGATCGTGGAATCGATGGATGGAAATAAGAAAAGGGAAATTGTGAGCGTAAACGCCAAAGTTTCTGTACTGAAAGACATCTCGATTTACAGCGAGGAGTTCAACAAGTCCACTCCACTTTCAGAGATTTTCACCACGATTCGTGAAAAGCATGGCGAAGCGATTGAATTCGACCTCAAAGGAGCCGACAAAGAAGAGTTCTTCGACTTCTTTGCTGAAATCATGCCCGACTTCGATCGTGAACGCGTATACGCTTCTGATGTCAGAAAAGTAATTATTTGGTACAATTTGCTTTCTAAAGAAATGCCAGAGCTTTTTGCAGACGCGAAAGAGGAAGAAGAAAAAGAAAAATAA
- a CDS encoding ABC transporter ATP-binding protein, protein MIEINNISKSFNGRQVLKDISGKFEKGKTSLVIGASGTGKSVLLKCMLDLVRPEEGQVLYDGRRFLVQNEEEKKDIRREMGVLFQGGALFDSKTVHENVRFPLDMLTPMSEAEKRERVEVCLQRVGLEGTGDRMPSEISGGMKKRVGIARAIVMNPKYLFCDEPNSGLDPLTSIKIDELIKEITDEYGITTVVITHDMNSVLSIGEYIMFLYEGRKIWEGDSQSILKTHQKELDDFVFSNHALRQLRG, encoded by the coding sequence TTGATCGAGATCAACAACATATCGAAATCTTTTAATGGCCGTCAGGTCTTGAAGGACATCAGTGGGAAATTTGAGAAAGGAAAGACGAGCCTGGTGATTGGTGCAAGCGGTACAGGTAAAAGTGTGCTTTTGAAATGCATGCTCGATTTGGTTCGGCCCGAAGAGGGGCAGGTTTTGTACGATGGCCGGCGTTTTCTGGTGCAGAACGAAGAAGAGAAAAAGGACATTCGCAGAGAAATGGGCGTGCTTTTTCAAGGTGGGGCTTTGTTCGATTCGAAAACGGTGCACGAGAATGTCCGTTTCCCATTGGATATGCTTACGCCAATGAGCGAGGCCGAAAAAAGAGAGCGGGTGGAAGTGTGCCTGCAAAGGGTCGGTTTGGAAGGCACAGGCGACCGCATGCCTTCTGAAATCTCTGGAGGTATGAAAAAACGTGTGGGCATTGCCCGGGCGATTGTGATGAATCCCAAATACCTTTTTTGCGATGAACCAAACTCGGGTTTGGATCCGCTTACTTCCATAAAAATTGATGAGCTGATCAAAGAAATTACCGACGAATACGGGATTACCACAGTAGTGATTACGCACGATATGAACTCGGTGCTTTCTATCGGCGAATACATCATGTTTCTTTATGAAGGACGGAAAATCTGGGAGGGCGATAGCCAGTCTATTCTGAAAACACACCAGAAAGAACTCGACGATTTTGTCTTCTCCAACCATGCCCTTCGTCAGCTAAGAGGCTGA
- a CDS encoding reprolysin-like metallopeptidase has translation MKKSIATIAVLVLFVCSLSAQDQPILLNKALGKPVEINLGQLTSSLQNVSIVQATEVRGNILEIGNTIELPNPKGEGRLIFRVIETPVFSEEKQKDNPDIHSYTGVSANRAYTLKMSITPAGFLAHIRGNAKAYIIEKLNGEYRLYSKGELKDVYECGFEEAFLKEGGSLNRERKERGISSYTSGATLRTMRMAVATTGEFYQRYGSLAAVNAKLNEFLTLINAFYEQELAMTFTLVATNDNIVFSDPNSDPFSPTGSASASGSQSAFSGGTIQGLMPYGNYDIGHTFHYQAPSVGFPAYGYSISGQAGPSPCNDGSKARAWSQYTKGSSISEVPAAAIVGAIVHEMGHQFYAWHTFNGDGGNCVASYGQYFPGSGYEPGSGTTTMSYKGSCGAGYNLTGGDDAYFHAISRKEILDQFGTTVGCASTSATGNSAPVANAGPDYVIPVGTPFVLTGSATDANGDNLTYTWDEFDSPNLNGNDQGALGNNTTGVGGYTAVNSTTAPLFRSRQSTSGQRTFPKLDFILDDGNMPSDVEGEALPLVPRTMKFMLTVRDDNPGIPAVDADEVVVTVVDNGGAFAITSQNGPSFWLYNGSNTVDITWSVAGTNAAPINCANVKISLSTDGGQTFPTVIAASTPNDGLYTYAIPNLSTAAARVKVEAIGNVFFDINNVDITISSSCAPELSNISPSTILTAEEGSPSLDFSMFSFGDQITSLCGSISGSDPTGWLVVENGGFCDYYGNAPQYDELEFFSLNGGSVTFEVVETTGTLYAGLNLFSQSYDPSFSCAGWIASNRYLCGPASVCGSNDDLTANAVQGNNYLMISGFDGGNAGNYSLSFSGSAIYEPVPSSGSSYDYAFLVYNMNNGLIVDFLTEIDLSAYPIASYRIYGISFPGGSDLTPYKSTSFSSFSDMLSNNTICGRLSENFRDVQITPICGQDYVLTSPTDDVANGSVVYEAEGYIQATNEISGGNVRYDATEYVLMNPGFHVAGQAGMVFKAVIDGCGGE, from the coding sequence ATGAAAAAATCCATTGCAACTATTGCCGTGCTGGTACTTTTTGTATGCAGTCTATCGGCCCAAGATCAGCCCATTTTACTGAATAAGGCTCTGGGAAAGCCTGTGGAAATAAACCTTGGGCAGCTTACAAGCAGCCTACAAAATGTGTCGATTGTGCAGGCCACGGAAGTCCGTGGGAATATTTTAGAAATCGGAAATACAATAGAACTGCCCAACCCTAAAGGGGAGGGCAGGCTTATTTTTAGGGTGATCGAAACGCCTGTATTTTCGGAAGAAAAGCAAAAAGACAACCCCGACATTCATTCATATACAGGTGTAAGTGCAAACAGGGCGTACACTTTGAAAATGAGTATTACGCCCGCCGGATTTTTGGCACATATTCGGGGAAATGCAAAAGCCTACATCATTGAAAAGTTGAATGGGGAATACCGCCTGTACAGCAAAGGGGAATTGAAAGACGTGTATGAATGTGGTTTTGAGGAAGCATTTTTAAAAGAGGGTGGTTCGCTCAACCGAGAAAGGAAAGAAAGGGGGATATCGAGCTACACAAGTGGGGCCACGCTGCGTACCATGCGTATGGCGGTAGCGACAACAGGAGAGTTTTACCAACGTTACGGTTCTTTGGCCGCCGTGAACGCCAAGTTGAATGAATTTTTGACATTGATCAATGCCTTTTACGAACAGGAATTGGCCATGACATTCACGTTGGTAGCCACGAACGACAATATTGTTTTTTCTGATCCGAATTCGGATCCCTTTTCGCCAACAGGCTCGGCTTCGGCCAGTGGGTCTCAATCGGCATTTTCTGGTGGGACAATTCAGGGGCTTATGCCGTATGGCAATTACGACATTGGGCATACTTTTCATTATCAGGCTCCAAGTGTAGGGTTTCCAGCTTATGGATATTCAATAAGTGGTCAGGCTGGCCCCTCGCCCTGTAACGACGGCTCGAAAGCCCGTGCATGGTCGCAATACACCAAAGGTTCTTCTATTTCAGAGGTGCCGGCAGCTGCTATTGTGGGGGCGATTGTGCATGAAATGGGGCACCAGTTTTATGCTTGGCATACATTCAATGGCGATGGGGGAAATTGTGTGGCCAGTTACGGGCAGTATTTTCCAGGATCTGGATACGAGCCCGGAAGCGGCACAACCACAATGTCTTACAAGGGGAGTTGTGGAGCGGGGTACAACCTAACAGGTGGAGACGATGCGTATTTCCATGCGATTTCGCGAAAAGAGATTTTAGACCAGTTTGGGACCACCGTAGGTTGTGCGTCAACCTCTGCAACAGGAAATTCTGCTCCAGTGGCCAATGCGGGTCCAGATTATGTCATTCCGGTTGGCACGCCCTTTGTTTTGACAGGCTCGGCCACGGATGCCAATGGTGATAATCTGACCTACACGTGGGATGAATTTGATTCGCCCAATCTCAATGGCAATGATCAAGGAGCTTTGGGAAACAACACCACGGGCGTGGGTGGTTACACAGCGGTAAACAGTACGACGGCCCCTTTGTTCAGAAGTAGGCAATCGACATCGGGGCAAAGGACTTTCCCCAAACTGGATTTCATTTTGGATGACGGCAACATGCCTAGCGATGTCGAAGGAGAAGCCCTTCCCTTGGTGCCCAGAACTATGAAATTCATGCTCACTGTTCGCGACGACAATCCCGGGATTCCGGCCGTGGATGCAGACGAGGTGGTAGTGACGGTAGTCGATAATGGTGGTGCTTTTGCGATTACTTCTCAGAACGGGCCTTCTTTTTGGCTTTACAATGGGTCGAATACAGTGGATATTACTTGGTCGGTGGCGGGTACAAATGCGGCACCGATAAACTGTGCAAATGTGAAAATTAGCCTTTCTACCGACGGTGGGCAAACTTTTCCAACGGTCATTGCGGCCAGTACGCCCAATGATGGGTTGTACACTTATGCGATTCCGAACTTGTCGACCGCAGCAGCAAGGGTAAAAGTGGAGGCCATCGGCAATGTGTTTTTCGATATCAACAATGTCGACATTACGATCTCCAGTTCTTGTGCTCCAGAGCTTTCAAACATTTCGCCAAGCACTATATTGACAGCCGAAGAGGGCAGCCCGAGTTTAGACTTCTCGATGTTCTCTTTTGGCGATCAAATCACTTCATTGTGTGGAAGTATTTCGGGAAGCGACCCCACCGGTTGGCTTGTGGTTGAGAATGGAGGTTTTTGTGATTACTACGGCAATGCTCCGCAGTACGATGAATTGGAATTCTTTAGTTTGAATGGAGGCTCTGTGACTTTCGAAGTAGTGGAAACTACAGGCACTTTATATGCTGGTCTGAACTTGTTTTCTCAGTCCTACGACCCCAGTTTCTCCTGTGCGGGGTGGATTGCCTCCAATCGATATCTTTGTGGACCAGCTAGTGTGTGTGGTTCGAACGATGACCTTACGGCCAACGCGGTGCAAGGAAATAATTACTTGATGATTTCTGGTTTTGATGGAGGCAATGCTGGAAATTATAGCCTCAGCTTTTCGGGAAGTGCTATTTACGAGCCTGTACCTTCTTCAGGTTCTTCGTATGATTATGCATTTTTGGTCTACAATATGAATAACGGGTTGATTGTCGACTTCTTGACAGAAATAGACTTGAGTGCATACCCCATAGCGAGTTATCGTATCTATGGCATTTCTTTTCCCGGTGGATCGGATTTGACGCCGTATAAGTCTACGTCTTTCAGTTCTTTTTCAGATATGCTTTCGAACAATACCATTTGTGGCAGGCTGAGCGAGAATTTCCGGGATGTGCAGATTACTCCGATTTGTGGCCAAGATTATGTGTTGACATCGCCCACAGACGATGTAGCCAACGGCTCGGTGGTGTACGAGGCCGAAGGGTACATTCAGGCAACCAATGAAATTTCTGGCGGGAATGTACGCTATGATGCCACGGAATATGTGTTAATGAATCCAGGGTTTCATGTGGCCGGGCAGGCGGGCATGGTTTTCAAGGCTGTGATCGACGGTTGCGGAGGAGAGTAA